TTGTAACACACCCCATGACTGGCTTCGGGTTTCGGTGAGTGTACAATAGCTGCTGATGCCGGACTCGGGGAATGCTTGCGCATCTAGGCAACGCAGTCCAATCGCAGATCTTGGCTCAAGCCTTCACGCATCGCGGGCGGCGGCGCAGTTGCTCAGCCTTTGGGCAGCCAGCATTGGGTACCGATCAGCAAGTGCGGGGATATAGGCCTCGTTCTGCGTGCAATTGTGTCTGGATGGATCATCCCGTAGGTACGTCAAGCGAATTTTGGATGACTGCGGAAGGCATCCTCTTCTGACATCTttgtctccctcccccttcccatcgaCGACCACTGGAATTCTACCTTTAATTACCTGTTAGCATGACGTCTCTACTTCGCGCGATCAAGATTCAGAACCACAGTTCCGACAATACTGCACTTCTGCCAATGCGAGTCAACCCTCCTCGTGCTGAACCGGATGCTGCCCAGCTGAAAGAGAAGCTTGCTTCTCTAAATCTAAAGGGCGATGTTTCCGTTGCGCAAATCAGCACGGAGCTCGAAAAGTCTCCCAGTCCGCAAGATGCGGATGCATTCTCTGTAGACGCGGGCGGAGCCGATTCAGGCTACGGGTCAACTGCTTCCACTCcccaagaaaacaaacaaaatTTCTTGGATCGGACATCGGTCCCTGTCTCTGTTCCTCAGGTCTTCGACAAGCCAATTTCCGACGACCAACGGGATCGTTTCTTCGACTTCAGATATCAATACACCAACTCGCTCTGGAAAGCGATATCCAAGGGGAATAAGAAAGCGCACCCGGGGGACATTTCAATGAAGTTGAAGTACATGGGCTCTGACGAGGAGTCGGCCAAGCTTTTCATCGTTATACAGTGTGAGAAACGCGTTGCAAAAAGGGTGAGACACTTTTTTGCTCAGGAACACATCCAACAAGATCTGAAGCCCGAGTTCGAAGTCTATATATTAGACAAGGGTGTAATACGCCTGTCAACAGAGGACACGCTTGATGTCTTTGCCCATCTTGACGGGAGAGTTACGTTTTGTGGTATGAGTATCCGTATGGTGGTCGATGCAGCAGAAACGATTGCAACATTTGGCGGCTTAATAACTGTCACCAGAGGGGAAATCACTGAGGTGTTTGGGCTCACAGCAAGTCATCCAGTGGAAGGGAGCAATGACCTTGACCGGTCGGATGACGATGATTTCGACTCAGAGGAGTTTACAGACACAGATTCGATATCTGAGCTAAACGAGAGCGACGCATACCCACAACCGAGCCAATCTCCGAAGTTAAATGCGATGACCTCGATTGGTAAAGTCGCCCATGATTCCCTTCGCCTTTCCTCAACAACTTCAGCCAACCATGACTGGGCTCTGATCAAGTTGAACACTGCCGttcttctccccaacctcgcccccGATAGCCACCCGCCAAGCATTTTTGGAATCAATCTGTTAGCCTCCAGAGTGCCGTTGCAACCACAGCAGAAGATAGACGTGGTTGTTATGACCAGCCACGGTCTCCAAAAGGGATCTCTAGTGTCTAATGGGTCATCTATCATGATGTTCCCAGGAAGGTCCTTTTTGCAGACTCTAGACCTCGTCCTGCGCTCCGACTCAGGTATGATGGTCAACCCTCGCCCTTTCCATGCTGACACATAGCTAATATCTATTTAGAGCTCCGTCCTGGAGATTCGGGATCATGGGTGGTGAGCGAGACCACACACGAAGTATACGGTCACGTCATATCCGTGGATGCGCTTGGCGAGGCTCATGTAGTCCCTTTAGAGAGCACATTGTCTGATATTCGAGCACAGCTTGATGTGGATGAAGTCGCTCTCCCAACAAAGGCCGATCTGGAACTGTCTTGGACCGAAACGCCAAAGATCACAGGGGATTCCGCTATGCCCATGGGCGACTGTGAGCTTGGCCAAGACCATGATATAGCAGAGACCCAACACAAAGTCGGCTTGCATGGCCTCACCCAAGAAAAGCATCAGCCAGCTTGCACGATACGAGAGATTACGGACTCCTCAGACAGCGCCTTGTCAGTTCTGCAGCCCGTTCTTAGAGTTCCACTGCCTCTGAGCGCCCTCGCGGAGCAATCCAGGCAATTCGCCAAAAAACAGAACGAAGTCTATCTTTTCAGAAAACTTTTAGACAGCCACGTGACAACTCGTGGGGAGCAGTCTACATCCACCCTACCATCTTTGCACCCTATGACAGATGCCCTGTCAGGGAGCTCGAAAAGAAATGGAAAGCAACGATTGAGCGGTCTATATCACCGACTGAAGGTGAGGCTTTCGAGAAGGAACAAGGTGTTGGAGACTCGTGAAAGGGTGATGAACTGGGTGACCCCTCCGTCCGCGACTTCATATCCCCGTGTTTCGCCCTATAGCCAGGTCGATTCACCGCATCATCAGCAGAGCGTGCATTCGTCTGCAAAACCTTCCATCGAGCGTGACTCAGGTTATTCATCCATGAATAGCACGCCGGCGCCCAGGCCACTTTTGTCAACTGATTCGCCAAGCAACCTCTTAGAATATTCCGGTTAACATCTTGAGTGTCAGGTGAGTGTCTAACTACAGACCAGGGGGTTGAGGCCCAATCTATAGATCAATAGACGTTGGATAGCCCTGAAACCATCCTTACCTGGATGCTTACCTTTCCAGATTTCGTGTTTGTGCTGTGCCACCTTATGTATGCCATGAATCAACGTTACCCCGCACTCCAAGACGCGGAGCACCATTTATCCACAAGGCACTATCTACCTCTTGAAGCCAAACATGGATCGAAATATGAAGGGAAAAACCCTCTGCCCAGAATGTGTCGGGATCACTTTCGATGATGTAGCGGGCGACGCAATTGGAGCATTGGACCCCATGACTTGCTGGGAGAGAGGTGACACGCTCCCGGACCTACCTCACTTCAGCTTGTCGGCAAAGAACGGTTGCAGCTTTTGCGCATTCCTTTGCCATCTGCTCCGGGAACGACTCCCTAAGCAATATGCCGCCGTTACAGAGACAGCAGGGTGCCCTCGGGTTGTTACAGTTAAACTGGACACGCCGGCATATACGATGCGCTCAGACTTGATGGTTGTCACGAATGATCTCGCTGGAAATAATGacgccgaggaagaggatgggctTCACTCACTTTGTTTGACCTTTGGGTCTAAGGGATGGCCGCAAGACTGGCGGGTGCGCGTGAGGGTATATCAACATCCCGGCTCCAGTACGTCGCTCTTGATGTCCAAGTTGGCCGTTAACGAATCGAGGGCTTACATACGTTGCAGCGGCTGTCTCCGAAAGTCTGGGAATTACTCTGAAAGTACCATCAACCGATGTACTCAGCCAGGGTAGTATACAGACTCTTAAAACCTGGCTGAGAACCTGCGACGACGAGCATCCAAGTTGCCAAAACGCGGACTCCAGCTGGCTTCCCACGAGGCTCATATACATAGGAACACATGATAATATAACCCCCCGTTTGATTCAGGTCTCCGGGGCCAGCCTTCCTTTGACGACGCAGTACATTGCCCTAAGCTATTGCTGGGGtcccccatctcaaaccCGACCACAgctaaccaccaccatcgcaaCGCTGCCTCAACGGCTTGAAACAGTCCCAGAGCATATAATGCCAGGCACCCATCGGGACTTGGTCCTCTTGGCCCGTCGCCTAGGCATACAATACATCTGGATAGATGCGCTCTGCATCATCCAGGACAACCATAAGGACTGGGAGACCGAAGCGGCATCAATGTTTCGGGTGTACCGCCACGCCTATCTGACTGTCGTTGCCGCAGCTGGAGATTCATGTCATTCTGGGTTCTTGTCTCGACCTGGAGTTGGCCCACTTGCTGTTGTCCCCTTTCAGTCACGATTGGGAACCGTGTCAGGCTCGTATCTACTCTCTTGGCATCAAGAGTACAGCGCCTGGGACGCAAACAACCCCAGCCATATGTCTGGCTGCTCGTGGGCGACGCGTGGCTGGACGCTGCAGGAAGATGTCCTGTCGAGCAGGGTGGTGTACTTTCGGGACACGACGTCGTTCTTTCGGTGTCAGACACAACGGTGTTTGGAGCATAGCACAACAGTCTACAGAAATGTTCATCGCTGGCAGGAAAGATTTGGTTCTTCTGCCTTGGCTGGTCCATCAgaccacaacagcagcaagacgaCAGAAGGAAGAGACAAGACGAACCTCTACAAATTGTGGCGGGCCATGGTTGCGGAGTACTCCCTCCGGAATCTCACGGTCGAGGAAGATAAACTGCCGGCAATATCCGGTCTGGCTCGGAGCTTCAATGTTGGACTTGATGACCAATACTTTGCAGGACTATGGAGAGGTGACTTTGTGAGGGCGCTGTTCTGGTCCACCCGCCACGACGCGGTCAAACCAGCCAAATTCTGTGCGCCGTCTTGGAGCTGGGCTTCATGGAaaggtgaggttggatggTCAAAGTCTCATTCCCTTCCACTGGTAACGGAGTGCAAGATTCACCACATTTATGTGGCGCCCTTGGGTTCAGATCTATTCGGCAGAGTGAAAGGTGGTTACGTCGACCTGACTGGGTCGTTGCGTCCGGTTTCGCTGCGCCCAACAGACGTTAGCGTTCTGGCTGATAATGATCCCTATAGGGTTGATTTGTTtcaagagggggttgtggaggcaTGGGCTCGAGGCGCAATAGATGGCTTCACGTCATCGGGATTGAGGAACAATGGCAGTTACAAGGAGCCAGATGTTGCCAAACTGGACTGTCTTACAGATATTCAGGCATTAGTTCTAGCCTTTGGCTCGGCTCCAGTGGGTGTAGATCCTGACACAGACGATTTGATATTCTCGCAGCCGGAGTATCCACTTGgcctgctggtggtggcagagAAGAACAGCAGTCTGATAGATATGCCCACATACAGACGAGTTGGCGTTTTTCAGGCGCAGACTACGGCGGCTCAGGGACTACAGGCTGAGAAGTCCGTTTTCGATATCAGGCTTATTTAAACTATATTTCTCAGGCTGTTCGTTGCTCCGGTTTAAAAATATGTTAGTTATCAGTAAGTACGGTGAAGTTGTTGCAGACAACTGCTAGGACCATTAAATCGAATAAGCTTGCGGCAAGGCCTTGATTTCTGCCCTCGCTGTTTACATTCATCTGGAAGGGTCCAGGGAGGAATCACCCCTTATCGAAATACCGCGcttgtttgctgttgtttgaCCGGGGAGCAATGTTAGTTCACGGCGTAGACGCTCCCTCGCGCGCCTCAGTTGTGCGAGGGTGTAACATTACCACCACAGATGTGCATTCCAGTTTACAAACAAGGATtgagccgaggatgaggggtaGTAACGGGTTAAGTAAGTAGAAATCTTGAGCGATAAGCTTGAGCTgttgagcttgctgatgcGGACAATGGAAAGCTTCAATTGGCAATCCAGGATCTCACCTGAGGCAGCGGCTGCAGAAGACAGGGAGGGATGCTTTGCAGAATGCAAGACTGACGCTGAAAAGAATTGTGCTAGTGTGGAGTCTAatttggtgttggtgttggttgggtcTCGCCAGGAGCCTACAGTCCATGAGAAGAACCAACATGATGAACACCGGAAATATTCTTGTGATGAGGAGATTTAAGAACGTCTCCAAAAAAAACTGGTCCGTGCTGTGTGGTTGGAATATGTGGAGTAAGCCGACTCAGGCTTGGTGGGGTTTGATCTTGCGTGCCGCAGAACCCCTCTGTTTTCCTCGATTCTTTGCTGCCTGCACCATGTCACAAGAAATCCATTGCCAGCTTCCTCTTTCAACCTGGTGCCGATCTTTTGCCCACAAAGATACGAACGACAGAGAAACATCAACGAGAAATGCTATTTGTACCACCGTCAGCCTGCATCACGAGTCGGTCCGCGTCCCGATGCTTCAGCCCTAAACGATGCTCTGGGTAGCCAGATGCCATCCGATAAAGAGCTGGTTCTGGCTGGGCTCGTACACTGGCACGGGAAGTTTACCGCATACATAAAACCAAGATTTTGATGGCAATGGGTGTTGGgatggcaccaccaccatggaaACACCATCTCGAGGCTCCGAACTGCCGCCAGCCGCGGGCGCTAAATGCACCCCTTCTTGGCAGGTCAGCGTGCGCTAATTGACCAACCTCTCTAGGGCGTTGGATTTTGCCGTTGCGCCAACACTCGAGACATGAAGACCACCATGATTGAGATACGTCAATCTTCCCCGCGATGCAACTGATTGCCAAAATCGCTGAGGTCCTACACAAGTCAGATCGGCTTACACAGAATGCACCCCTTCAGCACTCTCAGCAGGCGATTCCGGTGTTTTATTCGAACCAGCTTCCGAAGGTCCGCCGCAGGATGTTGCTGTTTGGGGGCGCTCCGGGGGCGGCTCAGCAAAATTGAGCACCAAGGCCGTCGTGATACCTATCTCTTGTGTGTCGGTCCTCTCCGGACCCGGCCGCGAGACAGTGGTCC
The sequence above is a segment of the Podospora pseudoanserina strain CBS 124.78 chromosome 5, whole genome shotgun sequence genome. Coding sequences within it:
- a CDS encoding hypothetical protein (EggNog:ENOG503PDHI; COG:S; antiSMASH:Cluster_7) translates to MTSLLRAIKIQNHSSDNTALLPMRVNPPRAEPDAAQLKEKLASLNLKGDVSVAQISTELEKSPSPQDADAFSVDAGGADSGYGSTASTPQENKQNFLDRTSVPVSVPQVFDKPISDDQRDRFFDFRYQYTNSLWKAISKGNKKAHPGDISMKLKYMGSDEESAKLFIVIQCEKRVAKRVRHFFAQEHIQQDLKPEFEVYILDKGVIRLSTEDTLDVFAHLDGRVTFCGMSIRMVVDAAETIATFGGLITVTRGEITEVFGLTASHPVEGSNDLDRSDDDDFDSEEFTDTDSISELNESDAYPQPSQSPKLNAMTSIGKVAHDSLRLSSTTSANHDWALIKLNTAVLLPNLAPDSHPPSIFGINLLASRVPLQPQQKIDVVVMTSHGLQKGSLVSNGSSIMMFPGRSFLQTLDLVLRSDSELRPGDSGSWVVSETTHEVYGHVISVDALGEAHVVPLESTLSDIRAQLDVDEVALPTKADLELSWTETPKITGDSAMPMGDYALCIIQDNHKDWETEAASMFRVYRHAYLTVVAAAGDSCHSGFLSRPGVGPLAVVPFQSRLGTVSGSYLLSWHQEYSAWDANNPSHMSGCSWATRGWTLQEDVLSSRVVYFRDTTSFFRCQTQRCLEHSTTVYRNVHRWQERFGSSALAGPSDHNSSKTTEGRDKTNLYKLWRAMVAEYSLRNLTVEEDKLPAISGLARSFNVGLDDQYFAGLWRGDFVRALFWSTRHDAVKPAKFCAPSWSWASWKGEVGWSKSHSLPLVTECKIHHIYVAPLGSDLFGRVKGGYVDLTGSLRPVSLRPTDVSVLADNDPYRVDLFQEGVVEAWARGAIDGFTSSGLRNNGSYKEPDVAKLDCLTDIQALVLAFGSAPVGVDPDTDDLIFSQPEYPLGLLVVAEKNSSLIDMPTYRRVGVFQAQTTAAQGLQAEKSVFDIRLI